In one Ralstonia pickettii genomic region, the following are encoded:
- the leuA gene encoding 2-isopropylmalate synthase: MLKNPATKYRPFPAIALADRTWPNKTITRAPIWMSTDLRDGNQALFEPMNAERKMRMFKMLVQIGFKEIEAAFPAASQTDFDFVRELIEGGHIPDGVAIEVLTQAREDLIRRTMESLRGAKRAIIHVYNATAPVFRRTVFNTDGEGVKRIAVQSAKLIREIAETMPETQWTYQYSPEVFSGTELDFALEVCNAVTEVWEPTPEHKIIFNLPATVEMATPNIYADQIEWMHRNLARRDSIILSVHPHNDRGTAVAAAELAVMAGADRVEGCLFGNGERTGNVDLVTLALNLYSQGVDPELDFSHINDVARTCEDCTQLPVHPRHPYVGDLVFTAFSGSHQDAIKKGFAVQKPDALWEMPYLPIDPADVGRTYDSIIRVNSQSGKGGIAYLLESGYGVAMPRRLQVEFSSTVQELTDQSGREATGADIWALFQQTYLRGDGAIGYVSHRLTERDDGSQHIRLVVNIADREHICEGTGNGPLDALVHALSHVLAAPVSIHHYEERALGQGANADAIAFAEMAAPGVAGSVFGVGVDANLTTASIRAVVGGVNRLIARAGSGMLRSGKSEAEAV; the protein is encoded by the coding sequence ATGTTGAAGAACCCCGCCACCAAGTACCGCCCCTTCCCCGCCATCGCCCTCGCCGATCGCACCTGGCCCAACAAGACCATCACCCGTGCCCCGATCTGGATGAGCACGGACCTGCGTGATGGCAACCAGGCCCTGTTCGAGCCGATGAACGCCGAGCGCAAGATGCGCATGTTCAAGATGCTCGTGCAGATCGGCTTCAAGGAAATCGAAGCCGCTTTCCCCGCCGCCTCCCAAACCGATTTTGATTTTGTGCGCGAGCTGATCGAGGGCGGACACATCCCCGACGGCGTGGCCATCGAAGTGCTCACGCAGGCCCGCGAAGACCTCATCCGCCGCACGATGGAATCCCTGCGGGGCGCCAAACGCGCCATCATCCACGTCTACAACGCCACCGCGCCGGTGTTCCGCCGCACGGTGTTCAACACCGACGGCGAAGGCGTCAAGCGCATTGCCGTGCAAAGCGCCAAGCTGATCCGCGAGATTGCGGAAACGATGCCCGAGACGCAGTGGACGTATCAGTACAGCCCGGAAGTCTTCAGCGGCACCGAACTGGATTTCGCGCTGGAGGTGTGCAACGCGGTGACCGAAGTCTGGGAGCCGACGCCCGAACACAAGATCATCTTCAATTTGCCTGCCACGGTGGAGATGGCCACGCCAAACATCTATGCCGACCAGATCGAATGGATGCACCGCAACCTGGCGCGCCGCGATTCGATCATCCTCTCGGTGCACCCGCACAACGACCGCGGCACGGCCGTGGCAGCCGCTGAGCTGGCCGTGATGGCCGGCGCCGATCGCGTGGAAGGTTGCCTGTTCGGCAATGGCGAGCGCACCGGCAACGTGGACCTCGTCACGCTTGCGTTGAACCTGTACTCACAGGGCGTGGATCCGGAACTGGATTTCTCGCACATCAATGACGTGGCACGGACCTGCGAAGACTGCACGCAACTGCCGGTGCATCCTCGCCATCCGTACGTCGGCGATCTGGTGTTCACGGCATTCTCGGGCTCGCACCAGGATGCGATCAAGAAAGGCTTTGCGGTGCAGAAGCCCGATGCGCTGTGGGAAATGCCTTACCTGCCGATCGACCCCGCCGACGTGGGCCGCACGTATGACTCGATCATTCGCGTGAACAGCCAGTCGGGCAAGGGCGGCATCGCCTATCTGCTGGAATCCGGCTATGGCGTGGCCATGCCGCGCCGCCTGCAGGTGGAATTCAGCAGCACCGTGCAAGAGCTGACCGACCAGAGCGGCCGCGAAGCCACCGGTGCCGACATCTGGGCGTTGTTCCAGCAGACCTATCTGCGCGGCGATGGCGCGATCGGCTACGTATCGCACCGCCTGACCGAGCGCGATGACGGCAGCCAGCATATTCGCCTGGTGGTCAATATCGCCGACCGCGAGCACATCTGCGAAGGCACCGGCAACGGGCCGCTCGATGCGCTGGTGCATGCGCTGTCGCACGTGCTGGCAGCGCCCGTGTCGATCCATCACTACGAGGAGCGTGCACTCGGCCAGGGTGCCAATGCCGATGCCATCGCGTTTGCAGAAATGGCCGCGCCGGGCGTGGCGGGCAGCGTCTTCGGCGTGGGCGTGGATGCCAACCTGACAACGGCGTCGATTCGCGCCGTGGTGGGCGGCGTCAATCGTTTGATCGCACGCGCCGGTAGCGGCATGCTGCGCAGCGGCAAGAGCGAGGCAGAAGCCGTGTAA
- a CDS encoding four-helix bundle copper-binding protein, with product MTTRPTAKENAKRFASVIQALQACEAACTHCATEFGKNGHAEAMARCIGVCTDCAEYCALTRKFLERNSEFAELLLEDCAEICSQCAEECDHHGQGHCSACATACRACLDACLKVAGVEAITAEPTVF from the coding sequence ATGACCACTCGTCCGACCGCGAAAGAGAATGCCAAGCGTTTTGCCAGTGTGATCCAGGCGCTGCAGGCATGCGAGGCCGCTTGCACTCACTGCGCGACGGAATTCGGCAAGAACGGCCACGCCGAAGCCATGGCGCGCTGCATCGGTGTGTGCACGGACTGCGCCGAATATTGCGCCCTCACGCGCAAATTCCTGGAGCGCAACAGCGAATTTGCAGAACTGCTTCTGGAAGACTGCGCCGAGATCTGTTCCCAATGCGCGGAAGAATGCGATCATCACGGCCAAGGCCACTGCAGCGCCTGTGCCACGGCCTGCCGCGCCTGCTTGGACGCCTGCCTGAAAGTCGCCGGCGTCGAAGCCATCACCGCCGAGCCGACTGTCTTCTGA
- the cadR gene encoding Cd(II)/Pb(II)-responsive transcriptional regulator, with protein MKIGELAQRTGISIETIRFYEAQGLLPPAARAANNYRVYTPEHVEQLAFIAKCRSLDMAHTEIRRLLELQANPQASCEEINNLLDEHLRHVEARIAELTDLKGQIEAIGQRCTTAASVAECGVLQSLHEEPVAAHPQGHSHEHGEGEHAHRHIRGVHR; from the coding sequence ATGAAAATTGGCGAACTCGCCCAGCGCACGGGCATCAGCATCGAGACCATCCGCTTCTATGAAGCGCAGGGCCTGCTGCCCCCGGCTGCACGCGCCGCCAACAACTATCGCGTCTACACCCCGGAGCATGTCGAGCAGTTGGCCTTCATTGCGAAGTGCCGGTCGCTCGACATGGCGCACACCGAAATCCGCCGTCTGCTCGAACTGCAGGCCAACCCGCAGGCCTCGTGCGAAGAGATCAACAACCTGCTGGACGAGCACCTGCGCCACGTTGAAGCGCGTATCGCAGAGCTGACCGATCTCAAGGGCCAGATCGAGGCGATTGGGCAACGCTGCACGACGGCAGCGTCCGTGGCTGAGTGCGGCGTGCTGCAGTCGTTGCACGAAGAGCCCGTCGCCGCCCATCCGCAAGGCCACAGTCACGAACATGGCGAGGGCGAACACGCGCACCGGCATATTCGCGGCGTGCATCGCTGA
- a CDS encoding heavy metal translocating P-type ATPase, whose translation MIRTKLGSADGVVALDFNLLERHLTIHHTVDDVTPFLEALRAIGMDGEVLEQRERLSAASAEPTRISRRTWLLGIGGVTAFGAEAIAWSLGDHAWPVLALALASIALAGGPTLRKGWIAVRALTFNINFLMAVAVIGALLIGKWAEAAMVIFLFAVAEAIEARALVRARDAVRALTAIAPDTAELADGAGGWRDVAVDSVVVGARLRVRTGSRVPVDARIVSGRAALDESPVTGESLPVEKAVGDAILAGTIVTDGVVEAQATAVAADSTLARIAGAIQQAQSQRAPTQRFVDKFSSIYTPAVMLLALAVAVIGSLVTADGWLAWTYRALVLLVIACPCALVISTPVTVVSGLAAAARRGIVVKGGVYLESGRRLRALALDKTGTLTAGRPVLDAVMLPGGARRAIAALNAATDTAQLHALAVAAALDANTTHPIAVAIVQAAAAHGAVDANSVQDLSVLPGRGVAGTFNGVRWHLGNAALVAERGFDTSDWRAAAESLQAEGMSAVTLCDANGAVALFGVRDRERAESAEAIAALRALDVTPVMLTGDDRRAAQAIAKTVGIGNVHAQQLPADKQRVVGELAAQHGFVGMVGDGINDAPALARADIGFAMGAAGTATALEAADVAIMDDDPRKLASFIRISRRTVAVLRQNIVLALGIKAVFLALAVMGDATLWMAIFADVGASLLVVFNGLRVMRVRA comes from the coding sequence ATGATCCGCACCAAGCTGGGCAGCGCGGATGGCGTCGTCGCGCTCGATTTCAATTTGCTTGAGCGGCATCTCACCATCCACCACACCGTTGACGATGTGACGCCCTTCCTGGAGGCGCTGCGGGCCATCGGCATGGATGGCGAGGTGCTTGAACAGCGCGAGCGCCTGTCCGCAGCATCTGCGGAGCCCACCCGGATCTCGCGCCGCACGTGGCTGCTCGGTATCGGCGGCGTGACTGCCTTCGGTGCGGAAGCCATCGCCTGGTCGCTGGGCGATCACGCCTGGCCGGTGTTGGCGTTGGCACTGGCTTCCATCGCATTGGCCGGCGGTCCCACGCTGCGCAAGGGCTGGATTGCCGTGCGCGCGCTCACGTTCAATATCAACTTCCTGATGGCGGTGGCCGTCATCGGCGCGCTGCTGATCGGCAAGTGGGCCGAAGCCGCCATGGTGATCTTTCTGTTTGCCGTGGCCGAAGCCATCGAAGCGCGCGCGCTGGTGCGTGCCCGCGATGCCGTACGCGCCCTGACCGCCATCGCGCCGGACACCGCAGAGTTGGCCGATGGCGCAGGCGGCTGGCGCGATGTGGCGGTCGACAGCGTTGTCGTTGGGGCGCGCCTGCGTGTGCGCACCGGCAGCCGCGTGCCGGTCGATGCGCGCATCGTGAGCGGTCGCGCGGCGCTCGACGAATCGCCCGTGACAGGCGAAAGCCTGCCGGTGGAGAAGGCCGTTGGCGACGCCATCCTGGCCGGCACGATCGTCACCGACGGCGTGGTCGAGGCGCAAGCCACGGCGGTGGCTGCGGACAGCACACTGGCGCGTATTGCCGGGGCCATCCAGCAAGCGCAATCGCAGCGGGCGCCCACGCAGCGCTTTGTCGACAAGTTCTCTTCCATCTATACGCCCGCGGTGATGTTGCTGGCGTTGGCGGTTGCCGTCATCGGCTCGCTCGTCACGGCCGACGGTTGGCTGGCGTGGACGTATCGCGCGCTGGTGCTGCTGGTGATCGCGTGCCCGTGCGCGCTCGTGATCTCCACGCCGGTCACGGTCGTCAGTGGACTGGCCGCCGCCGCGCGCCGTGGCATCGTCGTCAAGGGCGGGGTGTATCTGGAAAGCGGCCGGCGCCTACGCGCGCTGGCGCTGGACAAAACCGGCACGCTCACTGCCGGCCGCCCGGTGCTCGATGCGGTGATGTTGCCGGGTGGCGCCCGCCGCGCCATCGCAGCGTTGAACGCCGCAACCGACACGGCGCAATTGCATGCATTGGCAGTGGCTGCAGCGCTGGATGCCAACACCACGCACCCGATTGCCGTGGCCATTGTGCAGGCGGCCGCAGCGCACGGCGCGGTCGATGCGAACTCGGTGCAAGACCTGTCGGTGCTGCCGGGCCGTGGCGTGGCCGGCACGTTCAACGGTGTGCGCTGGCATCTGGGCAACGCGGCGCTCGTCGCAGAGCGTGGCTTCGATACCTCCGACTGGCGTGCCGCTGCGGAGTCACTGCAAGCCGAGGGCATGTCCGCCGTCACGCTCTGCGATGCGAACGGCGCCGTGGCGCTCTTTGGCGTGCGCGACCGCGAGCGGGCCGAAAGCGCCGAGGCCATCGCCGCATTGCGCGCGCTGGACGTGACGCCCGTCATGCTCACCGGCGACGACCGCCGCGCAGCACAGGCCATCGCCAAGACGGTCGGCATCGGCAACGTGCACGCGCAGCAGCTGCCGGCCGACAAGCAACGCGTGGTCGGTGAACTGGCCGCCCAACACGGCTTCGTCGGCATGGTCGGCGACGGCATCAACGACGCCCCGGCGCTGGCGCGCGCCGACATCGGTTTCGCCATGGGCGCCGCCGGTACAGCCACCGCGCTGGAAGCCGCCGATGTTGCCATCATGGACGACGACCCGCGCAAGCTCGCCAGCTTCATCCGCATCAGCCGACGCACGGTGGCCGTGCTGCGCCAGAACATCGTGCTGGCGCTTGGCATCAAGGCGGTGTTTCTGGCGCTGGCCGTGATGGGCGACGCCACGTTGTGGATGGCGATCTTTGCCGATGTGGGTGCGAGCCTGCTGGTGGTGTTCAACGGCCTGCGGGTGATGCGCGTGCGCGCTTGA
- a CDS encoding RBBP9/YdeN family alpha/beta hydrolase, translating to MSATPTVLILPGWQNSGPEHWQSRWERLHGDRRVEQRDWLTPKRANWVAALEAEVGAAPGDVVLVAHSLGCVLTAHWAATSARAVRVRGALLVAPPQLDRAGMPPELADFRPIPQQRLPFPAVLVFSTDDPFSDAAWSHGQAEAWGAEPVNLGARGHINAESGLGDWPEARAIVAKWMKDLI from the coding sequence GTGAGCGCCACCCCCACCGTCTTGATCCTCCCCGGCTGGCAGAACTCTGGCCCAGAGCATTGGCAATCGCGCTGGGAACGCCTGCATGGTGACCGCCGTGTCGAACAGCGCGATTGGTTGACCCCGAAGCGTGCCAATTGGGTGGCCGCGCTCGAAGCCGAAGTCGGCGCAGCGCCCGGCGATGTCGTTTTGGTGGCGCACAGCCTGGGCTGCGTGCTGACGGCGCATTGGGCGGCCACTTCGGCGCGTGCCGTGCGGGTTCGTGGGGCCTTGCTGGTTGCTCCGCCGCAACTGGATCGCGCCGGCATGCCGCCGGAACTGGCAGACTTCCGGCCGATTCCGCAGCAGCGTTTGCCGTTTCCTGCCGTGCTCGTCTTCAGCACCGACGATCCGTTCAGCGACGCCGCCTGGAGCCACGGTCAAGCCGAAGCGTGGGGTGCGGAGCCCGTGAACCTGGGCGCGCGCGGCCATATCAACGCGGAATCGGGCCTGGGCGACTGGCCGGAAGCCCGTGCCATCGTCGCCAAGTGGATGAAAGACCTTATCTGA